Genomic segment of Antricoccus suffuscus:
CGGTGGACGCCGCCGGACTTCGGGCGCCAGTCGTCACCGTGATTGGCGCCGTCGCCGGGTTCGACCCCGAAGTACGCCGGTGAGCGACTTCGTGTTCGTCCGCCACGGGCAGTCGACGTGGAATGTCGAGGGACGAGTGCAAGGTCAGCAGCACGAACCGCCTCTGACGGAGCTCGGCCGACGTCAGTCCCGGGCCGCGGCAGAGAAAGTGCGCGACCTCGGGGCGGCGCTGCTGGTGTCGTCCGACCAGGTGCGAGCCGCGCAGACTGCCGAGATTATTGCGACCGCGGTCCGGCTCCCGGTGCACTATGACGCGCAGTTGCGCGAGCACGACCACGGTAACCTAACCGGCTTGACCAGCGAGGAAGCCATGCGCAGGTGGGGAAGTGATCCGGACACGCCGTACGATCCCGATGCCGTCCAAGGCGTAAGTGGTGAGTCGGCGCGGCAGGTCGGTGGACGCATGATGGCGGTGCTCGCTAGCACGCAGGACTCGTTCCCGCCCGGCCCGGTGATCGTCGTCGGGCACGGGAGCGCGATCCAGCTAGCTATTGCACTACTGCTCGAGGAAGACCTAGCGCACATGCAATGGCGGCAGTTGGAGAACGGTGCTGTGGCGCGCGTGCGGGATGGACACTATGAACTGCTGTAATTACTGCACGACCTCAAAGGAAGTCAGCT
This window contains:
- a CDS encoding histidine phosphatase family protein is translated as MSDFVFVRHGQSTWNVEGRVQGQQHEPPLTELGRRQSRAAAEKVRDLGAALLVSSDQVRAAQTAEIIATAVRLPVHYDAQLREHDHGNLTGLTSEEAMRRWGSDPDTPYDPDAVQGVSGESARQVGGRMMAVLASTQDSFPPGPVIVVGHGSAIQLAIALLLEEDLAHMQWRQLENGAVARVRDGHYELL